One part of the Desulfovibrio sp. TomC genome encodes these proteins:
- the alr gene encoding alanine racemase, translating into MPIEHNYLRTLVRVSNIVRNYELLCRNGGQIIAVVKADAYGHGLAETAAALAAAGCQAFAIGSVAEGAALREAGLTAEIISLLGPVLPEDDTLAIEKGIVPFIHDFAQLDRLAAACTALSRTARVALKFDTGMARLGFTEADAGRLAEVLGKTPCLEVAMVSSHLATADDPAAFDFVAEQGARFARICQTLRHGGLSFRASLCNSAGILAHAGSIGFDARRAGIALYGVNPFAGTSRAGLGLGLLPAMETTTRIVSVHDLPRGASVSYGRTYVAERDMRVAIVAAGYADAYSRGLSNKGFMCLAGRRVPILGRVCMQLTAVDVTGLDVVTPGDQIHLLGGDGPGAITADELALWWGTIPYEVFCLLGLNPRQYV; encoded by the coding sequence ATGCCCATCGAACACAACTACCTGCGCACCCTGGTCCGGGTCTCCAATATCGTTCGGAACTATGAATTGCTGTGCCGAAACGGCGGCCAGATCATTGCCGTGGTCAAGGCCGACGCCTACGGCCATGGGCTGGCGGAGACTGCTGCGGCCCTGGCCGCCGCCGGGTGTCAGGCCTTTGCCATCGGTTCGGTGGCCGAGGGCGCGGCCCTGCGCGAGGCGGGCCTTACCGCCGAGATCATCTCCCTGCTCGGGCCGGTCCTCCCGGAAGACGACACCCTGGCTATTGAAAAGGGCATCGTCCCCTTTATCCACGACTTTGCCCAACTCGATCGGCTGGCCGCCGCCTGCACGGCCCTGTCGCGCACGGCCCGGGTGGCGCTCAAATTCGACACCGGCATGGCTCGCCTGGGCTTTACCGAGGCCGACGCAGGAAGGCTCGCGGAGGTGCTCGGCAAGACGCCCTGCCTGGAAGTGGCCATGGTCAGTTCCCATCTGGCCACGGCGGATGATCCGGCCGCTTTTGACTTCGTGGCCGAGCAGGGGGCGCGTTTTGCCCGCATCTGCCAGACCCTGCGCCACGGCGGGCTGTCGTTTCGGGCCTCGCTGTGCAATTCCGCCGGCATCCTGGCCCACGCCGGCAGCATCGGCTTTGATGCCCGCCGGGCGGGTATTGCCCTCTACGGCGTCAATCCCTTTGCCGGCACCAGTCGTGCGGGCCTGGGCCTGGGCCTGTTGCCGGCCATGGAGACCACGACCCGCATTGTGTCGGTCCACGACCTGCCGCGCGGGGCGTCCGTCAGCTACGGTCGCACCTACGTGGCCGAGCGCGACATGCGGGTTGCCATCGTGGCTGCCGGCTACGCCGACGCCTACAGCCGGGGCCTTTCCAACAAGGGTTTTATGTGTCTGGCCGGCCGGCGCGTCCCCATCCTTGGCCGGGTGTGCATGCAGCTGACCGCCGTGGACGTCACCGGCCTTGACGTCGTCACGCCCGGCGACCAGATCCATCTGCTGGGCGGCGACGGCCCGGGGGCGATTACCGCCGACGAACTGGCCCTGTGGTGGGGGACCATTCCCTACGAGGTCTTTTGCCTGCTCGGGCTCAACCCTCGCCAGTACGTCTGA
- a CDS encoding endonuclease III domain-containing protein — translation MKRHTLFLNMYSAMLDALGPSGWWPAKTPFEMAVGAILTQNTNWQGAARAMDNIRLSGRLDPVALYELPDGELAELLRPAGYFRLKAGRLKNLLALIVEDLGGDILTLADAGLETARERLLAVKGVGPETADSILLYGLGLPSFVVDAYTARICSRHALVPEDASYDELRELFMDALPVDVGLYNEFHALLVRVGNGWCRPRAPKCDACPLGRFLP, via the coding sequence ATGAAGCGCCACACCCTGTTTCTCAATATGTACAGCGCCATGCTCGACGCCCTGGGACCCAGCGGCTGGTGGCCGGCCAAGACGCCCTTTGAGATGGCCGTGGGCGCGATCCTCACCCAGAATACCAACTGGCAGGGGGCTGCCCGGGCCATGGACAACATCCGTTTGTCCGGCCGGCTCGATCCTGTGGCCCTCTACGAACTGCCGGACGGCGAGCTGGCCGAATTGCTGCGTCCGGCCGGCTATTTCCGGCTCAAGGCCGGTCGACTTAAAAATCTCCTGGCGCTCATTGTCGAAGATCTGGGCGGCGACATCCTCACCCTGGCCGACGCCGGGCTGGAGACGGCCCGGGAGCGGCTGCTGGCCGTCAAGGGGGTGGGGCCGGAGACCGCCGACAGTATCCTGCTCTATGGCCTGGGTCTGCCGAGCTTTGTGGTGGATGCCTACACCGCGCGTATTTGCTCCCGGCACGCGCTTGTCCCTGAAGACGCCTCCTATGATGAATTGCGCGAACTGTTTATGGACGCGCTGCCGGTCGACGTCGGGCTCTACAATGAATTCCATGCCCTGCTCGTGCGGGTGGGCAATGGCTGGTGCCGCCCGCGCGCGCCCAAATGCGACGCCTGTCCCCTGGGCCGGTTTTTGCCGTGA
- a CDS encoding murein hydrolase activator EnvC family protein, with the protein MRRLSPGPVFAVTRRAVCFCLALLGALGLTLTLTAGPALARKPVAPDPAEARARLGEARARVAASEAETRRLSRQLAALEAARDGEGRRLASLLAALWPLRAESLAAGGPAGSDWAASDRRYVWTRSLYEAALTARQAFDAAAAKARQGRLARDDAALRLLAGQKESDRAFSDAVATRVRELENAPGYRVDNGAILLGQALESTIPPGDPQAPGAGGDAGPAVFAPPSGGLSWPTPGKVLVPFAAANQAYRQGMVLAAPQGSPVVAAAAGRVVFTGTLRGLGRVVILTHDDRCHTVYACLDSSAVSVGEAVSGGASLGSSGYCNQMRASGVYFELRFREKALNPAEWLAVRR; encoded by the coding sequence ATGCGACGCCTGTCCCCTGGGCCGGTTTTTGCCGTGACCCGCCGGGCCGTCTGCTTTTGTCTGGCGCTTCTTGGAGCCCTGGGCCTGACCCTGACTCTGACCGCAGGTCCGGCCCTGGCCCGCAAGCCGGTTGCGCCCGACCCGGCCGAGGCCCGGGCGCGCCTGGGCGAGGCCCGGGCCAGGGTGGCGGCCAGCGAGGCCGAGACCCGGCGCTTGTCCCGGCAGTTGGCGGCCTTGGAGGCGGCCCGCGACGGCGAGGGCAGGCGTCTGGCCTCTTTGCTGGCCGCCCTGTGGCCCCTTCGGGCCGAGAGTCTGGCCGCCGGCGGGCCTGCCGGCAGCGACTGGGCCGCATCCGATCGCCGCTACGTCTGGACCCGGTCGCTCTATGAAGCAGCGCTCACAGCCCGGCAGGCCTTCGACGCGGCTGCGGCCAAGGCCCGGCAGGGGCGTCTGGCCCGGGACGATGCGGCCCTGCGCCTGCTGGCCGGCCAGAAGGAATCGGATCGGGCCTTTTCCGATGCCGTGGCCACCCGGGTGCGCGAGCTGGAAAACGCCCCAGGGTATCGGGTGGACAATGGCGCGATCCTGCTCGGACAGGCCCTGGAATCGACGATCCCTCCAGGCGATCCGCAGGCCCCGGGGGCCGGGGGCGATGCCGGGCCGGCTGTTTTTGCCCCGCCGTCCGGCGGCTTGTCCTGGCCAACGCCCGGCAAGGTGCTCGTCCCCTTTGCCGCCGCCAACCAGGCTTACCGCCAGGGTATGGTTCTTGCAGCTCCACAGGGTTCGCCCGTGGTTGCCGCCGCGGCCGGCCGGGTGGTTTTTACCGGCACATTGCGCGGTCTTGGCCGAGTGGTCATCCTGACCCATGACGATCGCTGCCATACGGTCTACGCCTGCCTCGACAGCAGCGCGGTGTCCGTCGGCGAAGCCGTGTCCGGCGGGGCTTCCCTCGGGAGCAGCGGCTATTGCAACCAGATGCGGGCTTCCGGCGTCTATTTCGAATTGCGTTTTCGGGAAAAAGCCCTTAATCCGGCGGAGTGGCTTGCCGTCAGGCGCTAG